The following DNA comes from Mucisphaera calidilacus.
CGCTGGTGGACGCGGTGATCGAGCATGCGCGTTCGCAGGGGCGGCCGGTGTCGGTGCTGGACGTGGGTACGGGCAGCGGGGCGGTGGCGCTGGCGTTGGCGAAGTCGCTGGCGGATGCGTCGGTGACGGCGACGGACGTGGAGGCGGAGGCGTTGGCGGTGGCTCGGGGGAACGCGGAGCGCTTGGGTTTAGCGGATCGTGTGCGTTTTGTGCGTGGTGATCTGCTGGGTGCGGTGGCGGGGGAGCGTTTTGACGTGATCGCGTCGAACCCGCCTTACATCCCCACGGGCGATCTTGCGGGTCTGGATGCGAACGTGCGTGATCACGAGCCGCACGGTGCTCTGGATGGTGGTGTGGATGGGCTGGCCTGCGTGAACGCGTTGATCGACGGGGCGGCGGATCATCTGCTGCCCGGGGGTTTGCTGGCGTTGGAGTACAACGGCGGGGCTCAGACGTCGGCGGTGACGGAGCGTCTGGGGCGCGTTTCGGGTTGGGGTGAGTCCCGGGTGCTTCGTGAC
Coding sequences within:
- the prmC gene encoding peptide chain release factor N(5)-glutamine methyltransferase, translating into MPETPSETWTTRKLLTWTTGHLERHGVDHARLAAEMLLGHVLGVERLRLYLDPDRPASSAERDRFRALIERATGHEPVDYLVGRAPFYGLELAVDRRVLIPRPSTEALVDAVIEHARSQGRPVSVLDVGTGSGAVALALAKSLADASVTATDVEAEALAVARGNAERLGLADRVRFVRGDLLGAVAGERFDVIASNPPYIPTGDLAGLDANVRDHEPHGALDGGVDGLACVNALIDGAADHLLPGGLLALEYNGGAQTSAVTERLGRVSGWGESRVLRDHEGLERVVCCVREAQGA